A stretch of Leucobacter aridicollis DNA encodes these proteins:
- a CDS encoding LL-diaminopimelate aminotransferase, producing MIINTHFGEIPQSYLFSEVAERVRRFEQQQPDARVLRLGIGDVTRPLAPAVIGALHAAVDEQATTEGFQGYGPEAGYEFLREAIAAGEYGSIGVDVAPDEIFIGDGSKSDSANIQELFSETARVAVTDPVYPVYVDSNAMAGRLGSFDGERWTGLTYLPCDDANGYRPPLPAEPVELIYLCSPGNPTGTTMSRADLEEWVQYARRTGAVILFDVAYRAFITGDDVPRSIYEIEGADEVAIELGSFSKTAGFTGLRCSWTVVPKNLTRDGASLNAMWLRRQSTKFNGTPYIVQRAAEAVYSADGREQVQADVDYYLQNARLIRATLEQAGVSAVGGEHSPYVWFRCPSGMDSWAFFDVLLEQAQIVGTPGVGFGPTGAGHFRLSAFNTAEATREAAERLAKLLPTLV from the coding sequence ATGATCATCAACACACACTTCGGGGAGATTCCCCAGTCGTACCTTTTCAGCGAGGTCGCCGAGCGAGTCCGGCGCTTCGAACAGCAGCAGCCCGACGCCCGGGTGCTCAGGCTTGGCATCGGCGACGTGACGCGCCCGCTCGCACCGGCGGTGATTGGGGCGCTGCACGCGGCGGTCGACGAACAGGCCACGACCGAGGGCTTCCAGGGGTATGGCCCCGAGGCGGGCTACGAGTTCCTCAGAGAGGCGATCGCCGCGGGGGAGTACGGCTCGATCGGGGTTGACGTCGCACCAGACGAGATCTTCATCGGTGACGGCTCGAAGTCGGACTCCGCGAATATTCAGGAGCTCTTCTCGGAGACGGCTAGGGTCGCCGTGACCGACCCCGTCTACCCGGTGTACGTCGATTCGAACGCGATGGCCGGCAGGCTCGGCTCGTTCGACGGCGAACGCTGGACAGGACTGACCTACCTCCCGTGTGACGACGCGAACGGGTACCGGCCCCCGCTGCCCGCCGAGCCCGTTGAACTCATCTACCTGTGCTCGCCGGGGAACCCGACAGGGACAACGATGAGCCGCGCGGACCTCGAGGAATGGGTACAGTATGCCCGCCGGACGGGCGCCGTGATCCTCTTCGACGTCGCCTACCGCGCGTTCATCACCGGTGACGACGTCCCACGTTCGATCTATGAGATCGAGGGCGCCGACGAGGTCGCGATCGAGCTGGGCTCGTTCTCGAAGACTGCCGGTTTTACCGGCCTCCGGTGCTCGTGGACGGTGGTGCCGAAGAACCTCACCCGAGACGGGGCCTCGCTCAACGCGATGTGGCTGCGCAGACAGTCCACCAAGTTCAACGGGACTCCCTACATCGTGCAGCGGGCCGCCGAGGCCGTCTACAGCGCGGACGGGCGCGAACAGGTCCAGGCCGATGTCGACTACTACCTGCAAAACGCGCGGCTCATCCGGGCGACGCTCGAGCAGGCGGGTGTCAGCGCCGTGGGCGGCGAGCACTCGCCGTACGTGTGGTTCAGGTGCCCGTCCGGGATGGACTCGTGGGCATTCTTCGACGTCCTGCTCGAGCAGGCGCAGATCGTTGGGACCCCGGGCGTCGGGTTCGGCCCGACAGGCGCGGGCCACTTCCGGCTGTCCGCGTTCAACACGGCGGAGGCGACCCGGGAAGCTGCCGAGCGACTCGCGAAGCTGCTCCCGACGCTCGTGTAG
- a CDS encoding metallophosphoesterase, whose amino-acid sequence MARNSRCCSPAAALGWAAAGVLLWSTVVERRLFTIRRHELPILPAGAAPIRVLQLSDLHLAPWQTNKMNWVRSLAELNPDLVVLTGDLMGHVGARPSLLHTLEAFAGTPTLFVHGSNDYYGPRLKNPMKYLREPSRLSTREQDIDNATLTSGLTGLGFTDLNNSATSLELRGTKLDVFGLNDPHIRFDDGDAMRAAIAAAGIADPDPASPRIGVVHAPYQAALGELLDEHADLILAGHTHGGQVRVPGVGALTSNSDLPTNQARGLSVWYDAHRAAYLNVSAGLGNSIYAPVRFACRPEASLLTLTPPAA is encoded by the coding sequence ATGGCTCGTAACTCACGCTGTTGCTCTCCCGCTGCGGCCCTTGGATGGGCCGCAGCGGGAGTGCTGCTGTGGTCGACCGTCGTCGAACGCAGGCTTTTCACGATTCGTCGGCACGAGCTTCCGATTCTTCCGGCAGGCGCCGCCCCGATCCGGGTGCTGCAGCTCTCTGATCTCCATCTTGCGCCGTGGCAGACGAACAAGATGAACTGGGTGCGCTCCCTTGCCGAGCTGAACCCCGATCTCGTCGTACTCACCGGCGACCTCATGGGCCACGTTGGAGCGCGCCCGTCGCTGCTCCACACGCTTGAGGCCTTTGCAGGAACACCGACGCTGTTCGTGCACGGCTCCAACGACTACTACGGTCCGAGGCTGAAGAACCCGATGAAGTACCTCCGCGAGCCGAGCCGCCTCAGCACGCGCGAGCAGGACATCGACAACGCCACACTGACGTCGGGTCTGACCGGGCTCGGGTTCACCGATCTGAATAACTCAGCGACCTCGCTCGAATTGCGCGGCACGAAGCTCGACGTCTTCGGCCTCAACGATCCGCACATCCGGTTTGACGATGGCGATGCGATGCGTGCTGCGATCGCGGCGGCTGGGATCGCCGATCCTGATCCCGCGTCGCCCCGGATCGGGGTCGTGCATGCGCCGTACCAGGCGGCGCTTGGTGAGCTCCTCGACGAGCACGCAGACCTCATCCTCGCCGGCCACACGCACGGCGGGCAGGTGCGCGTCCCTGGCGTCGGCGCGCTCACCTCGAACAGCGACCTGCCGACCAACCAGGCCCGCGGGCTGAGCGTCTGGTACGACGCACACCGCGCGGCATACCTCAACGTGAGCGCTGGCCTCGGGAACTCGATCTATGCGCCGGTCCGGTTTGCGTGCCGGCCAGAGGCGAGCCTCCTCACGCTGACCCCGCCCGCGGCGTAA
- a CDS encoding transglycosylase domain-containing protein — translation MSAIAGILVTAAVTPVVALSGAAATSAVSIFENLPSNLKPGQLAEPSTLYAKQGDKNVKIAEFYEQDRIPVGWDDISPYVKDALVAIEDPRFYTHGGVDALAASRAVLQNAAGGNMSGASTITMQYVRNVLVQESTAVPDPEEQEAAYKEAMQQTMDRKLKEMKLAIGVEKKFTKDEILTGYLNIALFGRQVYGIESAAHYYYNTTAKDLTLPQAASLVGIVNQPTAYQLDIEENIEANKTRRDLILGQMLKHGKITQAQHDEAVATPVEPKITPRVQGCAAAEATYGLGHFCDYVQNQMKKDESFGPDAQTRDFNMRRGGYDIYTTVDLDLQKAATDAVRNEVPKTMEGIDVGGATVSTEVGTGRVLAMAQNRPYSNDEALTSQGYTAINYSTDQSDGGSSGFQVGSTFKAITLAEWIRTGHSVRDVVNVNGRTVQLQSFSASCMDGGVYGYGPWEFNNDNMGVRGNQSVLTAIAQSLNGGLVSMQQQMDLCDTFALAKKLGLHRASPATHPDFANEGTLELTMNPSNTFGGTDEMSPLTMATAFGAFAGKGKVCTPVAIDSITGPNGEAVPFKKSECSEALSPEVAAGVAYALEYTINNGIAGHARSQLGIPHLAKTGTTDEYIDNWTVGASSKVSTATWVGNVGPNPQCLGQADCKRVDTRNFGGYQGLTAADSRIWPAVMYVADEKFGGEGFGDPAATALRQTMVNVPNVTGKSFDEAVGILENARFAYRDGGEVDSAAPKGTIARTDPAAGEATGLGTEITLYRSRGNAAKVPGGLGGMTAKEAESALKSAGFSSVSTSCTGGGKVDSGKDKVESVSPAAGEEVALNSRVTLSVKCS, via the coding sequence ATGAGCGCTATCGCAGGCATCCTCGTCACCGCTGCAGTCACCCCCGTGGTCGCCCTCTCGGGCGCCGCGGCGACCTCTGCCGTGAGCATTTTCGAGAACCTTCCCAGCAACCTCAAGCCGGGGCAGCTCGCCGAGCCGAGCACCCTGTACGCGAAGCAGGGCGATAAGAACGTCAAGATCGCGGAATTCTACGAGCAGGATCGTATCCCGGTCGGCTGGGACGATATTTCGCCTTATGTGAAGGACGCGCTCGTCGCCATCGAGGATCCGCGCTTCTACACGCACGGCGGTGTCGATGCGCTCGCTGCCTCGCGTGCGGTGCTGCAGAACGCCGCCGGTGGAAACATGTCTGGCGCCTCGACGATCACGATGCAGTACGTGCGCAACGTGCTCGTGCAGGAGTCGACGGCGGTGCCCGACCCGGAGGAGCAGGAGGCCGCCTACAAGGAGGCCATGCAGCAGACCATGGATCGCAAGCTCAAGGAGATGAAGCTCGCGATCGGCGTCGAGAAGAAGTTCACGAAGGACGAGATTCTCACCGGCTACCTGAATATCGCCCTGTTCGGCCGCCAGGTTTACGGCATCGAGTCGGCCGCGCACTACTACTACAACACGACGGCGAAGGATCTCACGCTGCCGCAGGCTGCAAGCCTCGTCGGAATTGTGAACCAGCCGACCGCCTACCAGCTCGACATCGAGGAGAACATCGAGGCGAACAAGACCCGCCGCGACCTGATCCTTGGCCAGATGCTCAAGCACGGCAAGATTACCCAGGCGCAGCACGACGAGGCCGTTGCCACCCCCGTCGAGCCGAAGATCACCCCGCGCGTGCAGGGCTGCGCCGCGGCAGAGGCGACGTACGGCCTCGGCCACTTCTGCGACTACGTGCAGAACCAGATGAAGAAGGACGAGAGCTTCGGCCCCGACGCGCAGACGCGCGACTTCAACATGCGCCGCGGCGGCTACGACATCTACACCACCGTCGATCTCGACCTCCAGAAGGCCGCAACGGATGCGGTACGCAACGAGGTGCCCAAGACGATGGAGGGCATCGACGTCGGCGGCGCGACCGTGAGCACCGAGGTGGGCACCGGCCGCGTGCTCGCGATGGCCCAGAACCGTCCGTATAGCAATGACGAGGCGCTCACGAGCCAGGGCTACACGGCGATCAACTACAGCACCGACCAGAGCGACGGCGGCTCGTCCGGATTCCAGGTCGGTTCGACGTTCAAGGCGATTACGCTCGCCGAGTGGATTCGCACCGGGCACTCCGTGCGTGACGTCGTCAACGTGAACGGCCGCACCGTGCAGCTGCAGAGCTTCAGCGCGAGCTGCATGGACGGCGGCGTCTACGGGTACGGCCCGTGGGAGTTCAACAACGACAACATGGGCGTGCGCGGCAATCAGTCGGTCCTCACCGCTATTGCCCAGTCCCTCAACGGCGGTCTGGTCTCGATGCAGCAGCAGATGGACCTCTGCGATACCTTCGCCCTAGCGAAGAAGCTCGGCCTTCACCGCGCGTCCCCCGCGACACACCCCGACTTCGCGAACGAAGGCACCCTCGAACTCACGATGAACCCGTCAAACACCTTCGGTGGCACCGACGAAATGTCGCCGCTCACCATGGCGACGGCGTTCGGGGCGTTCGCCGGCAAGGGCAAGGTCTGCACGCCCGTCGCCATCGACTCGATCACCGGCCCGAACGGCGAGGCCGTGCCGTTCAAGAAGAGCGAGTGCTCCGAGGCGCTCTCGCCCGAGGTCGCCGCAGGCGTCGCCTACGCCCTCGAGTACACGATCAACAACGGTATTGCTGGGCACGCACGCTCGCAGCTTGGCATCCCGCACCTCGCGAAGACCGGTACGACCGACGAGTACATCGACAACTGGACAGTCGGCGCCTCGAGCAAGGTTTCGACCGCGACGTGGGTTGGCAACGTCGGCCCGAACCCGCAATGCCTCGGCCAGGCCGATTGCAAGCGCGTCGACACCCGTAACTTCGGTGGCTACCAGGGCCTCACCGCGGCTGACAGCCGCATCTGGCCCGCAGTGATGTACGTGGCCGACGAGAAGTTTGGCGGCGAAGGCTTCGGTGACCCGGCAGCGACCGCGCTGCGTCAGACCATGGTCAACGTGCCCAACGTCACCGGCAAGTCCTTCGATGAGGCCGTAGGCATCCTCGAGAACGCACGCTTCGCCTACCGCGACGGCGGCGAGGTTGACTCCGCCGCGCCGAAGGGCACCATCGCCCGTACCGATCCCGCCGCCGGCGAAGCCACGGGCCTCGGAACCGAGATCACCCTATACCGGTCGCGCGGCAACGCTGCGAAGGTCCCTGGCGGGCTTGGCGGCATGACCGCGAAGGAAGCGGAGAGCGCACTGAAGTCCGCTGGCTTCAGCTCGGTCTCCACCAGTTGCACGGGCGGCGGCAAGGTCGACTCGGGCAAGGACAAGGTCGAGTCGGTTTCGCCCGCCGCTGGCGAGGAAGTCGCACTGAACTCCCGCGTCACCCTCAGCGTGAAGTGCTCCTAG
- a CDS encoding DUF4177 domain-containing protein, which produces MSDAPDAPKWEYFVTPLLLHNEAQILNNWGSQGWELVQIIEGPAGGNVAYLKRRA; this is translated from the coding sequence GTGAGTGATGCCCCAGACGCACCGAAGTGGGAGTACTTTGTTACTCCGCTGTTGCTGCACAATGAAGCCCAGATCCTCAACAACTGGGGATCCCAAGGCTGGGAACTCGTGCAGATCATCGAGGGTCCCGCCGGTGGAAACGTCGCATATCTCAAGAGAAGGGCCTGA
- a CDS encoding RidA family protein: MSSVIEDRISELGFEIPEIVPAVAAYVPAVRDGDYVYTSGQLPIANGALVATGKVGEGEGLVSPDQAQELAQLCALNALAAVRGVLGSLDKVEQVVKVTAFVASEPNFTGQPIVANGASVFLGKVFADQGIHARSAVGVAVLPLDAPVEVEFIFRVRD, encoded by the coding sequence ATGTCATCAGTTATCGAAGACCGCATCAGCGAGCTTGGATTCGAAATTCCCGAGATCGTTCCCGCGGTTGCGGCGTACGTCCCAGCGGTGCGCGACGGTGACTACGTCTACACGTCGGGGCAGCTCCCGATCGCCAACGGCGCGCTCGTCGCGACCGGCAAGGTTGGAGAGGGCGAGGGCCTCGTCAGCCCCGACCAGGCCCAGGAGCTCGCGCAGTTGTGCGCCCTGAACGCTCTCGCCGCAGTGCGCGGCGTGCTCGGCTCGCTGGACAAGGTCGAGCAGGTCGTCAAGGTGACCGCGTTCGTCGCGTCGGAGCCGAACTTCACCGGCCAGCCGATCGTCGCGAATGGCGCATCGGTGTTCCTCGGCAAGGTGTTCGCCGACCAGGGCATCCACGCGCGCTCGGCGGTGGGCGTCGCGGTGCTGCCGCTCGACGCTCCGGTCGAGGTGGAGTTCATCTTCCGCGTTCGCGACTAA
- the acs gene encoding acetate--CoA ligase, producing MSDDHGTIESLSALAHDAGESYPPSPEFRAQANQNSSEIYLRAAADPEAYWAEQAQNRLTWKKPFTEVLDWTNPPFAKWFADGELNVAENCLDRHVANGHGDRVAIHFEGEPGDTRTLTYAELTHEVKRAANMLASLGVTAGDRVAIYMPMIPETVIAMLAVVRLGAAHSVVFGGFSAESLRARIDDVEAELVITADGGYRKGRVSPLKPVVDQALELDDADGKPGTVKHVLVVNRGGNEVNMVDGRDLWWHEEITAYDGEHTAQGFPAENPLFILYTSGTTGKPKGILHTTGGYLTQVTTTFSDVFDIKPESDVFWCTADVGWVTGHSYIVYGPLSNGATQVMYEGTPDTPDWGRWWQLIEKYKVSIFYTAPTAIRSCMKVGRQVPEQYDLSSLRLLGSVGEPINPEAWRWYRDVIGAGKTPIVDTWWQTETGAMMVAPLPGLTSLKPGSSQIAQPGISIAVVDDDGNPVENGQGGLLVVERPWPSMVRNVWGDPQRFIDTYWDKFGDKYFAGDGARLDEDGDIWFLGRVDDVMNVSGHRLSTTEIESALVGHHAVAEAAVVGADDETTGQAVVAFVILKSQQHLITEAEAEQELRSHVASHIGAIARPRNVYVVNELPKTRSGKIMRRLLKDAAEGRKIGDTTTLADTMVMQLISDRVVAEREAK from the coding sequence ATGAGCGACGATCACGGCACAATTGAAAGTCTTTCTGCCCTCGCGCACGACGCCGGCGAGAGCTACCCGCCTTCACCGGAATTCCGTGCGCAGGCGAACCAGAACTCCTCAGAGATCTACCTCCGCGCGGCGGCCGACCCAGAGGCCTACTGGGCCGAGCAGGCGCAGAACCGGCTCACCTGGAAGAAGCCATTCACTGAGGTGCTCGACTGGACGAACCCGCCGTTCGCGAAGTGGTTCGCCGACGGCGAGCTCAACGTCGCGGAGAACTGCCTCGACAGGCACGTCGCCAACGGCCACGGCGACCGCGTCGCGATCCACTTCGAAGGCGAGCCAGGCGACACCCGCACGCTCACCTACGCAGAACTCACGCACGAGGTGAAGCGCGCAGCCAACATGCTCGCAAGCCTCGGCGTCACCGCGGGCGACAGGGTCGCCATCTACATGCCAATGATCCCCGAGACCGTCATCGCCATGCTCGCTGTGGTTCGCCTCGGTGCGGCGCACTCCGTCGTCTTCGGCGGTTTCAGCGCTGAGAGCCTGCGCGCACGCATCGACGACGTCGAAGCGGAACTCGTCATCACCGCCGACGGCGGCTACCGCAAGGGGCGCGTGTCGCCGCTCAAGCCCGTCGTCGATCAGGCCCTCGAACTTGACGACGCGGACGGCAAGCCCGGGACCGTCAAGCACGTGCTCGTCGTGAACCGCGGCGGCAACGAGGTCAACATGGTCGACGGCCGCGACCTCTGGTGGCACGAGGAGATCACCGCGTACGACGGGGAGCACACCGCGCAGGGCTTCCCCGCCGAGAACCCGCTGTTCATCCTGTACACGTCCGGCACCACGGGCAAGCCGAAGGGCATCCTCCACACCACTGGCGGGTACCTCACGCAGGTCACCACCACGTTCAGCGACGTCTTCGACATCAAGCCGGAAAGCGACGTGTTCTGGTGCACCGCTGACGTCGGCTGGGTGACCGGCCACTCCTACATTGTGTACGGCCCGCTCTCCAACGGCGCGACGCAGGTGATGTACGAAGGCACCCCGGACACCCCCGACTGGGGCCGCTGGTGGCAGCTCATCGAGAAGTACAAGGTCTCGATCTTCTACACCGCCCCCACCGCGATCCGCTCCTGCATGAAGGTCGGACGCCAGGTTCCCGAGCAGTACGACCTCTCCAGCCTTCGCCTGCTCGGCAGCGTCGGCGAGCCGATCAACCCCGAGGCGTGGCGCTGGTACCGCGACGTCATCGGCGCGGGCAAGACACCGATCGTCGATACGTGGTGGCAGACCGAGACGGGCGCCATGATGGTTGCTCCGCTCCCAGGGCTCACCTCGCTCAAGCCGGGCAGCTCGCAGATTGCCCAGCCGGGAATCTCGATCGCCGTTGTCGACGATGACGGCAACCCCGTCGAGAACGGCCAGGGCGGCCTGCTCGTCGTCGAGCGGCCGTGGCCGTCGATGGTGCGCAACGTCTGGGGCGATCCGCAGCGGTTCATCGACACCTACTGGGACAAGTTTGGCGACAAGTACTTCGCCGGCGACGGCGCTCGACTCGACGAGGATGGCGACATCTGGTTCCTTGGTCGCGTGGACGACGTGATGAACGTCTCAGGTCACCGACTGTCGACCACGGAAATCGAGTCCGCCCTTGTTGGCCACCACGCGGTCGCGGAGGCGGCCGTCGTCGGAGCGGACGACGAGACCACGGGTCAGGCGGTTGTCGCGTTCGTGATCCTGAAGTCGCAGCAGCATCTCATTACAGAGGCGGAGGCCGAGCAGGAGCTCCGGTCGCACGTCGCATCGCACATCGGCGCGATCGCCCGCCCGCGCAACGTCTACGTCGTGAACGAGCTGCCGAAGACTCGCTCCGGCAAGATCATGCGCCGCCTGCTCAAGGACGCGGCGGAGGGACGCAAGATCGGCGACACCACCACGCTCGCCGACACGATGGTGATGCAGCTCATCTCCGACCGAGTCGTCGCGGAGCGCGAAGCGAAGTAG
- a CDS encoding CpaF family protein, whose protein sequence is MNPGASPHEPGRSAALGTDARRALGGLVSLVDDPHVRDIMLHARGGSGELWVDRGGGVEAVGGWAAPAREVRELAVRLIAAGGRHLDELNPVADVRLGDGIRVHAVLDPVAVAGTVISIRLPALRPLSFADVVAGGACSPAVARLLADSVAGKRNVLITGGTGSGKTTLLSALFSLVPAAERIVTIEDVAELRPDHRHHIALEARQANIEGVGEVSLERLLREALRMRPDRIVLGECRGAEIATLLAALNTGHEGGAGTLHANRIQDVPARLEALGMLAGLGREALARQATVLDLVVHVTRLGGHYQIAQLGRLRVGEAGMLEVRAREAADYR, encoded by the coding sequence ATGAACCCGGGAGCGTCACCACACGAGCCAGGCCGCTCGGCAGCGCTCGGCACCGATGCCCGTCGCGCGCTTGGTGGACTCGTCTCCCTCGTCGACGACCCGCACGTTCGCGACATCATGCTGCACGCACGCGGCGGCTCTGGTGAGCTGTGGGTCGACCGCGGCGGCGGGGTCGAAGCAGTGGGCGGCTGGGCGGCCCCAGCGCGCGAGGTTCGTGAGCTCGCGGTTCGCCTCATCGCGGCGGGCGGGCGGCATCTCGACGAGCTCAATCCTGTCGCGGACGTGCGCCTCGGCGACGGCATTCGGGTGCACGCAGTCCTTGACCCAGTGGCGGTGGCCGGCACCGTGATCTCGATCCGGCTCCCCGCGCTGCGGCCACTGAGCTTCGCCGACGTGGTCGCCGGTGGGGCGTGTTCTCCCGCCGTCGCGCGGCTGCTTGCGGACAGTGTCGCTGGGAAGCGGAACGTGCTCATCACCGGCGGCACTGGTAGCGGCAAAACCACGCTGCTGAGCGCGCTGTTCTCTCTGGTGCCTGCCGCGGAGCGCATCGTCACGATAGAAGACGTCGCCGAGCTGCGTCCAGATCACCGCCACCACATCGCGCTGGAGGCGCGACAAGCGAACATCGAGGGAGTCGGCGAGGTCAGCCTCGAGCGGCTGCTTCGCGAGGCCCTTCGGATGCGGCCAGACAGAATCGTGCTTGGAGAGTGCCGAGGCGCCGAAATCGCGACACTGCTCGCCGCGCTGAACACGGGGCACGAGGGCGGCGCGGGAACGCTGCACGCGAACCGCATTCAAGACGTTCCCGCCAGGCTTGAGGCACTTGGCATGCTGGCGGGCCTCGGTCGCGAGGCACTGGCTCGGCAGGCAACGGTGCTTGACCTCGTCGTGCACGTGACCCGCCTCGGTGGCCACTACCAGATCGCTCAGCTCGGACGCCTGCGGGTGGGCGAGGCCGGAATGCTGGAGGTGCGGGCACGTGAGGCAGCGGACTACCGGTAG
- a CDS encoding type II secretion system F family protein yields MRQRTTGRSPRPRTGPAKAGGRIRIAVRGLLDRSRGDVGEGETSVPAAVAARCAALLRGGMSPAQAVRVLVTDLEGVETRAIAARVAEGVSVGQAFGEVDGPEWRVLGAAWRIAETSGAPFAPALDRIAAALHGIAEGARKRSVLLAGPKMTATLVAWLPLASVLVSLLLGFDPIPVFFTPLGAVLLVVGVTLQALGMRWSARLMARVERQDRVAGLECELAWIALAGGAPPALALRRVADAVSEARAEWIPLDALRNGEPLARALRTATAAGVQASALLLDAACEERAQTQAALEREAERLGVRILLPLACCVLPAFIAVGVVPIVVALMGDLFPG; encoded by the coding sequence GTGAGGCAGCGGACTACCGGTAGGTCACCGCGACCGCGGACCGGACCAGCGAAAGCGGGCGGCAGGATCAGGATCGCCGTGCGCGGTCTCCTCGACCGCTCGCGAGGTGACGTGGGCGAGGGAGAAACGTCGGTGCCGGCCGCCGTCGCCGCCAGGTGTGCCGCGCTGCTGCGCGGCGGGATGTCGCCAGCACAGGCCGTGCGCGTGCTCGTGACCGACCTTGAGGGCGTGGAGACGCGCGCGATCGCCGCCCGCGTCGCCGAAGGCGTATCGGTGGGGCAGGCGTTCGGAGAGGTTGACGGGCCCGAGTGGCGCGTGCTCGGGGCGGCATGGAGGATCGCCGAGACGAGCGGTGCCCCCTTCGCGCCCGCGCTCGACCGTATCGCGGCGGCCCTGCACGGAATCGCCGAGGGTGCCAGGAAACGCTCGGTGCTTCTCGCTGGTCCGAAGATGACCGCGACCCTCGTGGCCTGGCTTCCGCTTGCCTCAGTGCTGGTGAGCCTCCTCCTCGGTTTCGATCCGATCCCGGTCTTCTTCACACCGCTCGGAGCGGTGCTACTCGTCGTCGGCGTGACCCTGCAGGCGCTGGGGATGCGTTGGTCCGCGAGGCTGATGGCGAGGGTGGAGCGGCAGGATCGCGTCGCTGGGCTGGAATGCGAACTTGCCTGGATCGCGCTCGCAGGCGGGGCACCTCCGGCGCTCGCCCTCAGACGGGTGGCTGACGCCGTGTCTGAAGCGCGCGCTGAGTGGATCCCGCTCGACGCCCTGCGGAACGGCGAGCCGCTCGCCCGTGCGCTCCGCACCGCAACCGCGGCCGGGGTGCAAGCGTCGGCCCTGCTGCTCGACGCTGCTTGCGAGGAGCGTGCGCAGACGCAGGCCGCGCTCGAGCGCGAAGCCGAACGGCTCGGGGTGCGCATCCTGTTGCCGCTCGCCTGTTGCGTGCTGCCGGCATTCATCGCGGTCGGAGTCGTCCCCATCGTAGTGGCGCTGATGGGTGACCTGTTCCCGGGGTGA
- a CDS encoding DUF4244 domain-containing protein, protein MTTPQLDQGQTAGEATVESRAERDVLRELGFPVAPEAPDGAMEPSGPGPDAPARVDHAEAASSGDGTRGRRRRGRRRGASLRVRFTEDDRGAVTAEYALVIMAAVAFAGLLIVIMRSAEVRAMLLALVQNALGSAG, encoded by the coding sequence ATGACTACGCCCCAACTCGACCAGGGCCAGACGGCTGGCGAGGCGACCGTCGAGAGCCGCGCAGAGCGAGACGTGCTGCGGGAACTCGGCTTTCCCGTCGCGCCCGAGGCGCCCGATGGCGCAATGGAGCCGAGCGGTCCGGGACCGGATGCTCCCGCCCGCGTCGATCACGCGGAAGCCGCGTCGAGTGGCGACGGGACGCGCGGGCGCCGTCGTCGCGGCCGTCGGCGGGGAGCGTCGTTGCGCGTCCGGTTTACCGAAGACGATCGTGGAGCCGTGACGGCCGAGTATGCACTCGTCATCATGGCTGCCGTGGCATTTGCGGGGCTGCTCATCGTCATCATGCGCTCCGCAGAGGTTCGTGCGATGCTGCTGGCGCTCGTGCAAAACGCCCTCGGCAGCGCCGGTTGA
- a CDS encoding pilus assembly protein — MTRHSLVGDTSGSVTAEFAVAVPALLLVLGLVIGTVQLSAQRIALTALAGDVSRLEARGDTRLASARLSEHQGTPVISRTESGGVLCVVATGSPGSGLLAPLRVAGRGCAAIAHTGAGEAAP, encoded by the coding sequence ATGACCCGACACAGCCTCGTCGGCGACACGAGCGGATCAGTGACGGCGGAGTTCGCCGTGGCGGTGCCGGCACTGCTGCTTGTGCTCGGCCTCGTTATCGGTACTGTGCAGCTGTCCGCGCAGCGCATCGCGCTCACCGCGCTCGCAGGCGACGTCTCGCGCCTGGAAGCACGCGGCGACACCCGGCTCGCCTCGGCCAGGCTGTCCGAGCATCAGGGAACGCCGGTGATCTCGCGGACTGAGAGCGGCGGAGTCCTGTGCGTCGTCGCGACCGGGTCTCCGGGCTCCGGCCTCCTCGCACCGCTGCGGGTCGCGGGGCGTGGGTGCGCGGCGATCGCGCACACCGGTGCCGGTGAGGCCGCGCCGTGA
- a CDS encoding helicase, translating into MSVPIVAAMAGGAVVLALPILVAAQALVAGASAANAADAAALAAADAQFGAVAAESADACEFAAVVAEANGAAIVECSLGPATAEARVTVRARAGVLWATRQARAGPPQ; encoded by the coding sequence GTGAGCGTGCCAATCGTTGCTGCCATGGCGGGCGGGGCCGTCGTACTTGCGTTGCCGATCCTCGTTGCAGCCCAGGCGCTGGTGGCCGGCGCGAGCGCGGCGAACGCGGCCGATGCCGCGGCGCTCGCCGCAGCCGACGCGCAGTTTGGCGCCGTCGCCGCCGAGTCGGCTGACGCGTGCGAGTTCGCTGCGGTCGTAGCTGAGGCGAACGGGGCCGCGATCGTCGAGTGCTCGCTCGGGCCCGCCACGGCCGAGGCCCGCGTGACGGTGCGCGCCCGTGCCGGGGTGCTCTGGGCTACGAGGCAGGCGCGAGCGGGACCGCCGCAGTGA